A DNA window from Halococcus salsus contains the following coding sequences:
- the dnaJ gene encoding molecular chaperone DnaJ → MSEDFYSVLGVSRDASEDEVKQAYREKASEYHPDVSDDPNADEKFKQAKKAKEVLTDDQKRQAYDQMGHDRFEQAEKRGGFDGGAGGRGGAGGMGGGMGGGDPFGGMGGNMGGGMGDIFEQFFGGGGGRGGGRNGPQQGRDLRTSLTIELEEAAEGVQKQFTVARPETCPDCDGSGHPESADAETCPECDGQGQTTQVQQTALGRVQQTQTCRRCGGDGTLYSESCDTCGGDGRVRNEATLSVDIPAGIADGQTLRMEREGAPGENNGPKGDLLIEVSVRQHPEFERDGDDLAHRAAISFPQATFGTSIEVPTLSGTVEMDIPSGTQSGETFRLGGKGMPRLRRRGKGDLFVKVQVVTPDQLNEDQREALEAFAEAGGEEVEVEEGFFKKIKNSL, encoded by the coding sequence ATGAGCGAGGATTTCTACTCGGTGCTCGGCGTCTCGCGCGACGCGAGCGAGGACGAGGTCAAACAGGCCTACCGCGAGAAGGCTTCCGAGTACCACCCCGACGTCTCCGACGACCCGAACGCCGACGAGAAGTTCAAACAGGCGAAGAAGGCCAAGGAGGTGCTGACCGACGACCAGAAACGCCAGGCCTACGACCAGATGGGCCACGACCGCTTCGAGCAGGCCGAGAAACGCGGCGGGTTCGACGGCGGTGCGGGCGGACGGGGCGGCGCTGGCGGGATGGGTGGCGGCATGGGCGGCGGCGACCCGTTCGGCGGGATGGGTGGCAACATGGGCGGTGGCATGGGCGACATCTTCGAGCAGTTCTTCGGCGGCGGTGGCGGGCGCGGCGGCGGGCGGAACGGCCCACAGCAGGGTCGTGACCTCCGGACGAGCCTCACCATCGAACTCGAAGAGGCCGCCGAGGGCGTCCAAAAGCAGTTCACCGTCGCCCGACCCGAGACCTGCCCGGACTGTGATGGCTCGGGCCACCCCGAAAGCGCCGACGCCGAGACCTGTCCCGAGTGTGACGGCCAGGGCCAGACCACGCAGGTCCAACAGACCGCACTCGGACGCGTTCAGCAGACCCAGACCTGCCGGCGCTGCGGCGGCGACGGCACCCTCTACTCCGAGTCGTGTGACACCTGCGGCGGCGACGGCCGGGTCCGCAACGAGGCCACGCTCTCGGTGGACATCCCGGCGGGGATCGCCGACGGCCAGACCCTCCGGATGGAACGCGAGGGCGCACCCGGCGAGAACAACGGCCCGAAGGGCGACCTGCTGATCGAGGTCAGCGTCAGACAACACCCCGAGTTCGAGCGCGACGGCGACGACCTCGCCCACCGCGCCGCGATCTCCTTCCCGCAGGCCACCTTCGGAACCTCGATCGAGGTTCCCACCCTCTCGGGCACCGTCGAGATGGATATCCCGTCCGGTACCCAGAGCGGCGAGACCTTCCGGCTCGGCGGCAAGGGGATGCCCCGCCTCCGCCGACGCGGGAAGGGCGACCTCTTCGTGAAGGTCCAAGTCGTCACCCCGGACCAACTCAACGAGGACCAGCGCGAGGCGCTCGAAGCCTTCGCCGAGGCCGGCGGCGAGGAGGTCGAGGTGGAGGAGGGCTTCTTCAAGAAGATCAAGAACTCCCTATAG
- a CDS encoding 6-hydroxymethylpterin diphosphokinase MptE-like protein: MNFTEWNPVYEAILPDFGFERVADEAVRDRLAEFAEPFSLDRLDVAGGPVVVAGAGPSIEADLDGFDGSARVFAASTAADRCLDRGIEVDCMVTDLDKNPETAKRLSHEGTPVVVHAHGDNRELVERWAPDLETWNVLATTQAAPVGAVENFGGFTDGDRAAFLADHCGASDLKFAGWDLDDPSVDPMKRRKLGWAERLLYWLEQRRGERFAVLDGRREGIDSSALPVD; encoded by the coding sequence ATGAACTTCACCGAGTGGAATCCCGTCTACGAAGCGATCCTCCCGGACTTCGGCTTCGAGCGCGTCGCCGACGAAGCGGTCCGTGACCGGCTCGCCGAGTTCGCCGAACCGTTCTCCCTCGACCGCCTCGACGTCGCCGGCGGACCCGTCGTGGTCGCCGGTGCCGGCCCCTCGATCGAAGCGGATCTGGATGGATTCGACGGGTCAGCGCGGGTGTTCGCCGCCTCGACCGCCGCCGACCGCTGTCTCGACCGCGGCATCGAGGTCGACTGCATGGTGACGGACCTCGATAAGAACCCCGAGACCGCGAAACGGCTCTCCCACGAGGGAACGCCGGTCGTGGTCCACGCCCACGGCGACAATCGGGAGCTGGTCGAGCGCTGGGCTCCCGATCTCGAGACGTGGAACGTGCTCGCGACGACCCAGGCCGCGCCGGTTGGAGCTGTCGAGAATTTCGGTGGGTTCACCGACGGCGACCGCGCGGCGTTTCTCGCCGACCACTGCGGGGCGAGTGACTTGAAATTCGCCGGTTGGGATCTCGACGACCCGTCGGTGGATCCGATGAAACGGCGAAAACTCGGCTGGGCCGAACGGTTACTCTACTGGCTCGAACAGCGCCGCGGCGAGCGGTTTGCCGTGCTCGACGGCCGGCGTGAGGGGATCGATAGCAGCGCGTTACCGGTCGATTAG
- a CDS encoding RNA methyltransferase produces MGSISVAVVGAGTPGNVGTIARAMKNFGFSELLLVDPPELDPDGEAYGFAGHAREDVLPNHAVLGFDDLVSGYYTVGFTAITGEDDGHPVRYPFKTPVELREHLAGLDADVALVFGREGTGLSNAEFARIDEVCSIPASPDYPVLNLGQAATVALYELRELGLAEVHHPDRHTRADEAALGGLYDQFGTLLETIEHPPEKRAKTARLFRRLLGRAHPTGREVATLRGVLRGAMSAVERARNEE; encoded by the coding sequence ATGGGGTCGATATCGGTCGCGGTGGTCGGCGCGGGGACCCCCGGTAACGTCGGCACCATCGCGCGGGCGATGAAGAACTTCGGCTTCTCGGAGCTGTTGCTCGTCGATCCTCCGGAACTCGACCCCGACGGCGAGGCCTACGGCTTCGCGGGGCACGCCCGCGAGGACGTCCTCCCGAACCACGCGGTGCTCGGCTTCGACGACCTCGTCTCGGGGTACTACACCGTCGGCTTCACCGCCATCACCGGCGAGGACGACGGCCATCCCGTCCGCTATCCGTTCAAGACGCCGGTCGAACTCCGCGAGCACCTCGCCGGCCTCGACGCCGACGTCGCGCTCGTCTTCGGGCGCGAGGGCACGGGGCTGTCGAACGCCGAGTTCGCACGGATCGACGAGGTGTGTTCGATCCCCGCGAGCCCCGACTATCCAGTGCTCAATCTCGGCCAGGCCGCGACGGTCGCCCTCTACGAACTCCGGGAGCTGGGGCTCGCCGAGGTCCACCACCCCGACCGTCACACACGGGCCGACGAAGCCGCGCTCGGCGGGCTCTACGACCAGTTCGGGACGCTGCTGGAGACCATCGAGCACCCGCCCGAGAAACGTGCGAAGACCGCCCGGCTGTTCCGCCGGCTGCTCGGGCGCGCCCATCCCACGGGCCGGGAAGTCGCGACGCTTCGCGGTGTGCTCCGGGGCGCGATGTCGGCGGTCGAGCGAGCGCGAAACGAGGAATAG
- the folP gene encoding dihydropteroate synthase, which yields MQTVEAAGLRIGDDHPPRVMGVLNVSDESTYGPSVFTDPNEAAGYVDGLVEEGAEIVDIGLESANKRFEVLSADEELDRLDTAFETLDRTTHDAVFSIETRYHEVAAAALDGGFDMVNDICGFADPEMAPTCEARDAAVVKMASPPDLERPGALTTVEEIHDALARDLTDETIVDPAFGGWSEAKTLDDDREIFRRLGEFRDLDKPMLVSINRKNFLGEVVGRETDERLPASLAATALAVERGANVIRTHDVAETRDAALIGDALGAPTNPTAER from the coding sequence ATGCAGACCGTCGAGGCCGCCGGACTCCGGATCGGCGACGACCACCCGCCGCGGGTCATGGGCGTGCTCAACGTCAGCGACGAGTCGACCTACGGCCCGAGCGTGTTCACCGACCCGAACGAGGCCGCGGGCTACGTCGACGGCCTCGTCGAGGAGGGCGCGGAGATCGTCGATATCGGGCTCGAATCCGCCAACAAGCGCTTCGAGGTGCTCTCGGCCGACGAGGAGCTCGACCGGCTCGACACCGCGTTCGAGACTCTCGACCGGACCACGCACGACGCGGTGTTCTCGATCGAGACCCGGTATCACGAGGTCGCCGCCGCCGCGCTGGATGGGGGTTTCGACATGGTGAACGACATCTGCGGCTTCGCCGACCCGGAGATGGCACCGACCTGTGAGGCCCGCGACGCCGCGGTAGTGAAGATGGCGAGCCCGCCCGACCTCGAACGGCCCGGCGCGCTCACCACCGTCGAGGAGATCCACGACGCGCTCGCCCGCGACCTCACCGACGAGACGATCGTCGACCCCGCTTTCGGCGGGTGGAGCGAGGCCAAGACCCTCGACGACGACCGCGAGATCTTCCGTCGGCTCGGAGAGTTCCGTGATCTCGACAAACCGATGCTGGTCTCGATCAACCGGAAGAACTTCCTCGGCGAGGTCGTTGGCCGGGAGACCGACGAGCGCCTCCCCGCGAGCCTCGCGGCGACCGCCCTCGCGGTCGAGCGCGGTGCGAACGTCATCCGCACCCACGACGTGGCCGAGACCCGCGACGCCGCCCTCATCGGCGACGCGCTCGGCGCTCCCACGAACCCGACCGCCGAACGATGA
- the aceA gene encoding isocitrate lyase, translated as METPAELIGDTDVFTKDVDNPAARELREMLNTQDYVFAPGMYHALDARLAEMAGHDAAYMSGYSTVLGQFGFPDLEMVTMTEMVENAKRMVEATHLPVIADCDTGYGGIHNVQRAVREYEKVGVAAIHIEDQVTPKRCGHIAGKQIISREDAQARFEAAVDAKQSEDTVIIARTDAYGSANGDWEEHLERGRIYADAGVDIVWPEMPDPSREDAVNYAETIHETHPDLKLAFNYSSSFAWSEEDDPLTFQELGDLGYKYQFITLFALHSGAHAAYEDMKNLAENAEQGQFDLEEKYMDHETESHHELSFVDKFQDIEMRFDPEARSRIEGSEGFSEDERDPLTAEADGGDD; from the coding sequence ATGGAAACCCCAGCAGAACTCATCGGAGACACGGACGTCTTCACGAAGGACGTCGACAACCCCGCAGCCCGCGAGCTGCGCGAGATGCTGAACACCCAGGACTACGTCTTCGCGCCCGGGATGTACCACGCGCTCGACGCCCGGCTCGCGGAGATGGCCGGCCACGACGCCGCCTACATGAGCGGCTACTCGACAGTCCTCGGCCAGTTCGGCTTCCCCGACCTAGAGATGGTCACGATGACCGAGATGGTCGAGAACGCCAAACGAATGGTCGAGGCCACCCACCTCCCCGTGATCGCCGACTGTGACACGGGCTATGGCGGGATCCACAACGTCCAGCGCGCGGTCCGCGAGTACGAGAAGGTCGGCGTCGCCGCGATCCACATCGAGGACCAGGTCACGCCGAAACGATGTGGCCACATCGCGGGCAAGCAGATCATCTCCCGCGAGGACGCCCAGGCGCGCTTCGAGGCCGCCGTCGACGCGAAACAGTCCGAGGACACGGTGATAATCGCCCGGACGGACGCCTACGGTTCGGCGAACGGCGACTGGGAGGAACACCTCGAACGCGGGCGGATCTACGCCGACGCCGGGGTGGACATCGTCTGGCCCGAGATGCCGGACCCGAGTCGGGAGGACGCGGTGAACTACGCCGAGACGATCCACGAGACCCACCCCGACCTGAAGCTCGCGTTCAACTACTCGTCGAGCTTCGCGTGGTCCGAGGAGGACGACCCCCTCACCTTCCAGGAGCTCGGGGACCTGGGCTACAAGTACCAGTTCATCACCCTGTTCGCGCTCCACTCGGGGGCCCACGCCGCCTACGAGGACATGAAGAACCTCGCGGAGAACGCCGAACAGGGCCAGTTCGACCTGGAGGAGAAGTACATGGACCACGAGACCGAGTCCCACCACGAACTCTCGTTCGTGGACAAGTTCCAGGACATCGAGATGCGCTTCGACCCCGAGGCCCGCTCGCGGATCGAGGGCTCCGA
- a CDS encoding bacterio-opsin activator domain-containing protein, which translates to MSTISEISIPASTFVLGETLEAVPEATFDIERVVAHDTERVLPFVWASASDRETLEDALDADPSVEDVELLSDLEDEWLYRMAWIDHVEFVVHALLEEQATVLNAHSEDGRWHLRLLFPDRESLSRTYEFCEEHDIRLDVKTIYEMDSERHGRFGLTEEQSEALSAAFEHGYYEVPRGVSVEALAEKLDISHQALSERFRRAHGNLIENTLIIGADKETDSRPTPEL; encoded by the coding sequence ATGAGTACCATTAGCGAGATCTCGATCCCCGCCTCGACGTTCGTTCTGGGCGAGACGCTCGAAGCGGTTCCCGAGGCCACCTTCGATATCGAGCGGGTGGTCGCCCACGACACCGAGCGAGTCTTGCCGTTCGTCTGGGCGAGCGCCTCCGACCGCGAGACGCTCGAAGACGCTCTCGACGCCGACCCGAGTGTGGAGGACGTCGAACTCCTCTCGGACCTCGAGGACGAGTGGCTCTACCGGATGGCCTGGATCGACCACGTCGAGTTCGTGGTTCACGCCCTCCTCGAAGAGCAGGCCACCGTCCTCAACGCCCACAGCGAGGATGGACGATGGCATCTCCGGCTCCTCTTCCCCGACCGGGAGTCGCTCTCGCGAACCTACGAGTTCTGCGAGGAACACGACATCCGGCTCGACGTCAAGACCATCTACGAGATGGACAGCGAGCGCCACGGCCGGTTCGGCCTCACCGAGGAACAGTCCGAGGCGCTCAGCGCGGCCTTCGAACACGGCTACTACGAGGTTCCCCGCGGCGTCTCGGTCGAGGCACTCGCCGAGAAGCTCGACATCTCCCATCAGGCGCTCTCCGAACGGTTCCGCCGCGCCCACGGTAACCTCATCGAGAACACGCTGATCATCGGTGCCGACAAGGAGACCGACTCGCGACCCACGCCCGAACTGTAG
- a CDS encoding M48 family metalloprotease, which translates to MNWRVEWKLRARMVLATVALALVAAAFAGVLFGVFSYLAAFLASGGYFPPSLAEAVGAAAAVVFVAGIVAVEWVFGDTLVLRHVAVRGTTPERFPDLHRIVSRTAQQADLPVPTVSVIETAAPHAFTVGYTQAGATMVVSTGLLDALDENELAAVVAHELAHVKNRDVAVMMALSLPTVIAHTIMGWAERDEEAERSKEPIAAPITSNESVSGIVGVFVFPVAWLFWAVGRVLLSLLSRYREVAADRGAVAITGSPATLASALSTLDGTSVSLPSEDVRSSASVAAFSIVPFEAAETDDGPVMLGPEGDRTPYLYNATKPIRAFVARVLRTHPDTDERIERLRALQRAIR; encoded by the coding sequence ATGAACTGGCGCGTAGAATGGAAGCTCCGGGCCCGAATGGTGCTGGCGACCGTCGCGCTGGCCCTCGTCGCGGCGGCCTTCGCGGGTGTGCTGTTCGGCGTGTTCTCGTATCTGGCAGCCTTCCTCGCTTCGGGTGGCTACTTCCCGCCGTCGCTGGCCGAGGCGGTAGGTGCGGCCGCAGCGGTGGTGTTCGTCGCGGGCATCGTCGCCGTCGAGTGGGTCTTCGGCGACACGCTCGTGCTCCGACACGTGGCCGTTCGCGGAACGACGCCGGAGCGCTTTCCCGACCTCCACCGGATAGTGAGCCGAACCGCCCAGCAGGCCGACCTCCCGGTTCCCACGGTTTCGGTGATAGAGACCGCCGCGCCGCACGCGTTCACCGTCGGCTACACGCAGGCGGGCGCGACGATGGTGGTCTCGACCGGCCTGCTCGACGCGCTCGACGAGAACGAACTCGCGGCGGTCGTCGCCCACGAACTCGCCCACGTCAAGAACCGCGACGTCGCGGTGATGATGGCGCTGTCGCTCCCGACGGTGATCGCGCATACGATCATGGGATGGGCCGAGCGGGACGAGGAGGCGGAGCGGTCGAAGGAGCCAATCGCCGCACCAATCACGTCGAATGAATCGGTTAGCGGAATCGTGGGAGTGTTCGTGTTCCCGGTCGCGTGGCTGTTCTGGGCCGTCGGGCGCGTCCTGCTCAGTCTCCTCTCGCGGTATCGGGAGGTCGCGGCCGACCGCGGGGCGGTCGCCATCACCGGGTCGCCGGCGACCCTCGCGAGCGCGCTCTCGACGCTCGACGGGACGTCGGTCAGCCTCCCGAGCGAGGACGTGCGGTCGAGCGCGAGCGTGGCGGCCTTCTCGATCGTCCCGTTCGAAGCGGCGGAGACCGACGACGGCCCCGTGATGCTCGGGCCCGAGGGCGATCGGACGCCGTACCTCTACAACGCGACGAAACCGATCCGGGCGTTCGTGGCGCGAGTGCTGCGCACCCACCCCGACACCGACGAGCGGATCGAGCGGCTTCGCGCGCTCCAGCGGGCGATACGATGA
- a CDS encoding quinone oxidoreductase family protein, producing MKAIEVTEFGDSNVIETTERDAPEPGPGEVRIAVEAAGINFADIMQRRGHYQGGPEPPYVPGMEAAGTIDAVGDDVEREVGERVVAMTNQAYAESVTADAAGLFDVPESMGFAEAAGFPVQFLTAHNTLFEWGGLEEGERVLVHAAAGGVGTAAVQLAHEAGAEVFGTASTQDKRDLAERLGADHLIDYTETDFAEAVNEETDGEGVDLVLDGIGGETSQQSLDCLAHGGRMVAYGAASGQPGQLDTSTLLFNNFTVYGYHLGQSMQRDPGRVLGAVEHLTELLTGGDLEVVVGETFPLTEAAAAHEHIENRESSGKVVLEP from the coding sequence CGAGGTGACGGAGTTCGGCGACAGCAACGTCATCGAGACCACCGAGCGCGACGCGCCCGAGCCGGGTCCGGGCGAGGTCCGGATCGCGGTCGAGGCCGCGGGGATAAACTTCGCGGACATCATGCAGCGCCGCGGCCACTACCAGGGCGGCCCGGAGCCGCCCTACGTCCCCGGGATGGAGGCCGCGGGGACCATCGACGCCGTCGGCGACGACGTCGAGCGCGAGGTCGGCGAGCGCGTCGTGGCGATGACGAACCAGGCCTACGCCGAGTCGGTCACCGCGGACGCCGCGGGGCTGTTCGACGTCCCCGAGTCGATGGGGTTCGCCGAGGCGGCGGGCTTCCCGGTCCAGTTCCTGACGGCGCACAACACCCTCTTCGAGTGGGGCGGGCTGGAGGAGGGCGAGCGGGTACTGGTCCACGCCGCCGCGGGCGGGGTCGGCACGGCCGCGGTCCAACTCGCGCACGAGGCCGGCGCGGAGGTCTTCGGCACCGCGAGCACCCAGGACAAACGCGACCTCGCCGAACGCCTCGGCGCGGACCACCTGATCGACTACACCGAGACGGACTTCGCCGAGGCGGTCAACGAGGAGACGGACGGCGAGGGCGTGGACCTCGTGCTCGACGGCATCGGCGGCGAGACGAGTCAGCAGAGCCTCGACTGTCTCGCCCACGGCGGCCGGATGGTCGCCTACGGCGCGGCGAGCGGCCAGCCCGGCCAGCTCGACACGAGTACGCTCCTGTTCAACAACTTCACCGTCTACGGCTACCACCTCGGCCAGTCGATGCAGCGCGACCCGGGCCGCGTCCTCGGCGCGGTCGAGCACCTCACGGAGCTGCTCACGGGCGGCGACCTCGAAGTCGTGGTCGGCGAGACGTTCCCGCTCACAGAGGCGGCGGCCGCCCACGAGCACATCGAGAACCGAGAGAGTTCGGGGAAGGTCGTCCTCGAACCCTAA
- a CDS encoding MBL fold metallo-hydrolase: MVHSDWGDWLPQAIENADPEGVAAWYLGCNGLVLTDGETTLFVDPYLGTGDPPRTVRMVPIPFDPEDIESADAVFATHEHSDHVDGPSQAPILAGTGAKFYAPDDSLAVAHENDWTDEWDLADDQLVEVSEGDTNEIGEFTVTVTHANDPDATHPVGYLIDHPAGTFFHGGDTKPGDELEPIGEEYDIDYAVCAFGAVGMILDKETREPKRTRWYSDENQAIEVANQLQVDTLVPTHWDMWKGLTADPAALHPHARTYDYPEHLEIVEIGDRIDY; encoded by the coding sequence ATGGTCCACTCCGACTGGGGCGACTGGCTCCCGCAGGCGATCGAGAACGCCGACCCCGAAGGCGTCGCGGCCTGGTATCTCGGCTGTAACGGCCTCGTGCTCACCGACGGCGAGACGACGCTGTTCGTCGATCCCTATCTGGGTACTGGGGACCCACCGCGGACCGTTCGAATGGTCCCGATCCCGTTCGACCCCGAGGACATCGAATCCGCCGACGCGGTCTTCGCCACCCACGAACACTCCGACCACGTCGACGGCCCCTCGCAGGCCCCGATCCTCGCGGGCACGGGCGCGAAATTCTACGCACCCGACGACAGCCTCGCCGTGGCGCACGAGAACGACTGGACCGACGAGTGGGACCTCGCGGACGACCAGCTCGTCGAGGTCTCGGAGGGCGACACCAACGAGATCGGTGAATTTACCGTGACGGTCACCCACGCCAACGACCCCGACGCGACCCACCCCGTCGGCTACCTCATCGACCACCCGGCAGGCACCTTCTTCCACGGCGGCGACACCAAACCCGGCGACGAACTCGAACCGATCGGCGAGGAGTACGACATCGACTACGCGGTCTGTGCGTTCGGCGCGGTCGGGATGATCCTCGACAAGGAGACCCGGGAACCCAAACGAACCCGGTGGTATTCGGACGAGAACCAGGCCATCGAGGTCGCGAACCAGCTCCAGGTCGACACCCTCGTCCCCACCCACTGGGACATGTGGAAGGGCCTCACCGCGGACCCCGCCGCCCTCCACCCACACGCCCGGACGTACGACTACCCCGAACACCTCGAGATCGTCGAGATCGGCGACCGGATCGACTACTGA